The Effusibacillus lacus genome has a segment encoding these proteins:
- the mobA gene encoding molybdenum cofactor guanylyltransferase: protein MVHSSKTNLASQYGVVLLAGGKSSRMGTNKALLPILGKPNIEHIRDQLRSLVPAPDERGASPHFVVVTNEPESYRFLGETMVGDRHPGLGPLAGIQVGLQASPCDWNLVVACDMPMVTAEVGLFLMELAGADRSANEEPTGFDAVVPVIGGQLHPLFAVYHKRCANPIEEMLLSSKLRMIYLLDSLRVKQVTEADFPNHINIGQVFFNMNNPEDYQQVLKWLSEGGRKREVFPGS from the coding sequence ATGGTACACTCCAGTAAAACAAACCTTGCCAGCCAATACGGGGTTGTCCTCCTGGCAGGCGGCAAATCCAGCCGCATGGGGACAAACAAAGCTTTGCTCCCGATCCTTGGCAAACCAAATATTGAACATATCCGCGATCAGCTCCGTTCTCTTGTGCCTGCACCGGATGAAAGGGGAGCCTCTCCCCATTTCGTCGTTGTCACCAACGAGCCTGAATCTTATCGGTTCCTGGGGGAGACGATGGTGGGAGATCGTCATCCGGGCCTGGGTCCTCTGGCCGGGATTCAAGTGGGGCTGCAAGCCTCCCCTTGCGATTGGAATCTTGTTGTTGCCTGTGATATGCCGATGGTTACGGCAGAAGTCGGGCTTTTCCTGATGGAATTGGCGGGCGCTGACCGTTCAGCTAACGAAGAACCAACGGGATTTGATGCGGTGGTGCCTGTTATAGGCGGGCAACTGCATCCTTTGTTTGCCGTTTATCACAAGCGCTGCGCCAATCCGATTGAAGAGATGCTGCTCTCAAGTAAGCTGCGAATGATTTATTTGCTGGACAGTTTGCGTGTCAAACAGGTTACGGAAGCCGATTTCCCCAATCATATAAATATTGGGCAAGTGTTCTTCAACATGAACAATCCGGAAGATTATCAACAGGTATTGAAATGGCTCTCGGAGGGAGGGAGAAAGCGTGAAGTTTTTCCAGGTTCATGA
- a CDS encoding molybdopterin molybdotransferase MoeA, producing MKFFQVHETRDVLRLIEETYEPLERFEEVALYEAFGRVLAEDVRAAEDVPGFDRSTVDGYAVRAQETYGANESMPSFLDLTGVVEMGGEAGSVGAGQAKYIPTGGMMPDGADAVVMIEHAEEVGALLNVYKQVAPGENVIRRGEDVRAGQLILSRGHRLEPQDLGLMAAVGVSRVKVFAKPVVGILSTGDEIVPPETKQLKPGEIRDINTVAIGASLNSMGAEVIYGGIVKDQYEEYLARAKALFEKVDMLIMSGGSSVGTRDYTVQVMQELGEPGILVHGISVKPGKPTILAKAGRKPVVGLPGHPASALVIFDLVVRRIVNRLYDRTPHPFDPRIRARLSRNLPSAVGRSDYVRVRLEKRDGEVWAVPVFGKSGLVSTLTESHGVIEIPGPKEGLLQGEWVEVNCFAGERGIVSEEEDLSGGHAAGCRSEETPGCC from the coding sequence GTGAAGTTTTTCCAGGTTCATGAAACCCGGGACGTTCTCAGGTTGATTGAGGAAACGTATGAGCCTTTGGAGCGCTTCGAGGAAGTGGCATTGTATGAAGCATTTGGACGTGTGTTGGCGGAAGATGTTCGGGCAGCGGAAGATGTCCCGGGTTTTGACCGTTCAACGGTGGACGGGTATGCAGTTCGTGCACAAGAGACCTATGGCGCCAACGAATCGATGCCTTCCTTCCTTGACCTGACAGGTGTGGTTGAGATGGGCGGAGAGGCAGGCTCGGTTGGAGCAGGCCAGGCGAAATATATTCCGACGGGCGGTATGATGCCGGACGGTGCGGATGCGGTTGTTATGATTGAACATGCGGAAGAGGTTGGAGCCCTGCTCAACGTATACAAGCAAGTGGCCCCCGGGGAGAATGTAATTCGCCGGGGGGAAGATGTGCGTGCAGGACAATTGATCCTATCCCGCGGTCATCGGTTGGAACCGCAGGATTTGGGGTTGATGGCGGCAGTCGGGGTATCCCGGGTCAAAGTGTTCGCAAAACCGGTTGTCGGAATTCTATCCACCGGTGATGAAATCGTGCCGCCCGAAACGAAACAGTTGAAACCGGGGGAGATCCGCGACATCAACACGGTTGCCATAGGAGCTTCCTTGAACAGCATGGGGGCGGAAGTGATCTATGGCGGGATTGTCAAGGATCAGTACGAGGAGTACCTGGCGCGTGCAAAGGCCCTTTTTGAAAAAGTGGACATGTTGATCATGTCGGGAGGAAGTTCAGTCGGGACAAGGGATTATACCGTGCAGGTGATGCAAGAACTGGGGGAACCGGGTATCCTCGTGCATGGGATTTCTGTCAAGCCGGGGAAACCAACCATTCTTGCCAAAGCGGGGCGAAAGCCAGTCGTCGGACTGCCGGGTCACCCGGCGTCGGCTTTGGTCATCTTTGACCTGGTTGTTAGGCGGATTGTCAACAGGCTGTATGATCGGACTCCCCATCCCTTTGATCCTCGCATACGTGCCCGGCTGAGCCGGAATCTGCCATCGGCGGTGGGGCGTTCCGATTATGTTCGGGTTCGTTTGGAAAAACGGGACGGGGAAGTATGGGCGGTGCCCGTATTTGGGAAGTCGGGTCTGGTTTCGACTTTGACTGAAAGTCACGGCGTGATTGAGATTCCGGGGCCCAAGGAAGGATTGCTGCAGGGCGAATGGGTGGAAGTAAACTGTTTTGCAGGGGAACGGGGGATTGTCAGTGAAGAGGAAGATTTATCTGGAGGACACGCCGCTGGCTGTCGCTCAGAAGAGACTCCTGGATGCTGTTGA
- a CDS encoding molybdopterin biosynthesis protein translates to MKRKIYLEDTPLAVAQKRLLDAVEFLPRTEWISTVDALGRVTAEPIFAEVSMPNYHASAMDGIAVKASSTYSAHEKNPLKLRRGTDFQVIDTGDPIPEQFDAVIMIENVHMIDEDTYEIIEPASPWQHIRQIGEDVVAGELILPAHHVLRPVDLGAMLAGGVVEVPVISRPKAAIIPTGTELVYPKKKIERGEIPEFNGTVFASYLQTWGAEPVYKGIVEDNYVKIKEAVLEAVETSDFVLMNAGSSAGSEDFTVHVIQELGEVMMHGVATRPGKPVVIGQVKGKPVIGLPGYPVSAYLALEWFARPLVYKYLGLSEPVRTNIKATLGRRVVSVMGAEDFVRMTIGAVRGKFIANPLTRAAGVTMSMVRADGLLRIPTTSLGYEQGEEVDIELYRPLEQIENTMVFAGSHDMTLDLLATAIHKAAPDRFMSSAHVGSMGGILAIRKGEAHAAGVHLFDENTGEYNIPFVNQYLRDVPYVLVNLVYRQQGWIVPSGNPLGIQKIEDLKRDGLTYINRQRGAGTRLLFDYLLKQAGMKPEDVYGYNREDFSHLSVAAAVAGGTADCGLGILSAAKAFQLGFVPVAEERYDLLMTREFYESEAGQLLLSVMTSERFRRQVEDLGGYSCRDTGKVVYES, encoded by the coding sequence GTGAAGAGGAAGATTTATCTGGAGGACACGCCGCTGGCTGTCGCTCAGAAGAGACTCCTGGATGCTGTTGAGTTTCTGCCACGGACAGAATGGATTTCAACAGTGGATGCATTGGGACGGGTTACGGCGGAACCGATTTTTGCCGAGGTCTCAATGCCCAATTATCATGCTTCCGCAATGGACGGAATTGCGGTGAAAGCCAGTTCCACCTATTCGGCGCATGAGAAGAATCCGCTCAAACTACGAAGGGGAACAGATTTCCAGGTGATTGACACGGGAGACCCGATCCCGGAACAATTTGATGCGGTGATCATGATTGAGAATGTCCACATGATTGATGAGGACACCTACGAAATCATCGAACCGGCGAGTCCCTGGCAGCATATCCGCCAGATTGGCGAAGATGTGGTGGCCGGCGAATTGATTCTGCCTGCCCATCATGTGCTGCGCCCGGTGGATTTGGGAGCAATGCTTGCGGGTGGAGTTGTGGAAGTGCCCGTAATTTCCAGGCCAAAAGCGGCCATTATCCCTACCGGTACCGAACTGGTGTATCCGAAGAAGAAGATTGAACGAGGGGAAATTCCCGAATTTAACGGTACCGTCTTTGCTTCCTATCTGCAGACTTGGGGAGCGGAACCGGTGTACAAGGGGATTGTGGAAGACAATTACGTCAAGATCAAGGAAGCGGTATTGGAAGCGGTGGAGACTTCCGATTTTGTGCTGATGAACGCCGGTTCTTCCGCCGGTTCGGAAGATTTCACCGTTCACGTGATCCAGGAATTGGGAGAGGTTATGATGCACGGAGTGGCCACGCGTCCGGGCAAGCCGGTCGTGATTGGCCAAGTCAAGGGCAAGCCCGTGATCGGGCTTCCGGGGTATCCGGTGTCCGCCTATCTGGCTCTGGAGTGGTTTGCCCGTCCGCTGGTTTACAAATACCTGGGCCTGTCCGAACCTGTCAGGACCAATATCAAGGCCACCCTTGGCAGACGGGTGGTTTCCGTGATGGGGGCGGAAGATTTTGTTCGGATGACGATCGGGGCTGTCAGAGGCAAGTTTATTGCCAATCCGCTTACGCGGGCGGCAGGTGTAACCATGTCGATGGTGCGGGCCGACGGATTGCTCCGGATTCCTACCACCAGTCTTGGCTATGAACAGGGGGAAGAGGTGGATATTGAACTTTACCGGCCCCTTGAACAAATCGAGAACACCATGGTGTTCGCCGGCAGTCATGACATGACGTTGGACTTGTTGGCAACGGCCATTCACAAAGCGGCTCCTGACCGGTTTATGTCTTCCGCCCACGTGGGAAGTATGGGCGGCATCCTGGCGATTCGCAAGGGGGAGGCGCATGCGGCAGGTGTCCATCTGTTTGACGAGAATACAGGGGAGTACAATATTCCGTTTGTGAATCAATATCTTCGGGATGTGCCGTATGTGTTGGTGAATTTGGTGTACCGGCAGCAGGGATGGATTGTTCCGTCAGGCAATCCATTGGGGATTCAGAAGATTGAGGATCTGAAGCGGGACGGACTGACGTACATCAACCGCCAGCGGGGGGCAGGAACCCGGTTGCTGTTTGATTATCTGTTGAAACAGGCCGGCATGAAGCCGGAAGATGTTTACGGATATAATAGGGAAGACTTCTCTCATCTAAGCGTGGCGGCGGCAGTTGCAGGCGGCACCGCCGATTGCGGGTTGGGAATCCTGTCTGCGGCAAAAGCGTTTCAGCTGGGTTTTGTCCCTGTTGCCGAAGAACGGTACGATTTGTTGATGACCCGGGAGTTTTATGAGAGTGAAGCAGGCCAACTTCTTCTGTCGGTGATGACTTCAGAAAGGTTCCGCCGGCAGGTGGAGGATCTTGGAGGCTACAGTTGCCGGGATACGGGGAAAGTGGTGTATGAAAGCTAA
- a CDS encoding glutamate-1-semialdehyde 2,1-aminomutase, producing the protein MNRTNSERCYEEALKYIVGGVNSPSRAFKAVGGGAPVFMERGKGAYFWDVDGNRYIDYLAAYGPLIHGHGHPHIAKAIAKTAENGVLYGTPTTLEIDFAKMLQKAIPSLEKIRFVNSGTEAVMTTIRVARAYTQRDKIIKFAGCYHGHSDLVLVAAGSGPSTLGIPDSAGIPQSIANEVITVPFNDLNGLEQALHYWGKEVAAVLVEPIVGNFGMVHPEPGFLEGINELAHKHGALVIYDEVITAFRFHYGGAQDLLKVYPDMTALGKIIGGGLPIGAYGGRQDIMEKVAPLGPAYQAGTMAGNPASISAGIACLEALQEPGTYERLDELGRRLEEGLREAARSHGYPVTINRIKGALTVYFGRTEPVRNYEDAQSTDGELFGRFFKLMLEEGVCLAPSKYEAWFISTAHSREDIEYTIEAAERAFAKLPD; encoded by the coding sequence ATGAATCGAACAAATTCAGAACGTTGTTATGAAGAAGCTTTGAAGTACATAGTCGGGGGCGTCAATTCTCCGTCGCGGGCTTTTAAGGCAGTCGGCGGCGGTGCTCCCGTATTTATGGAACGGGGAAAAGGGGCTTACTTCTGGGATGTGGACGGGAACCGGTACATTGATTATCTGGCCGCCTACGGACCTTTGATTCACGGCCACGGTCACCCGCACATCGCCAAAGCCATTGCCAAGACGGCGGAAAACGGGGTATTGTATGGAACTCCCACGACCCTTGAAATTGACTTTGCCAAAATGCTGCAGAAAGCAATCCCGTCCCTGGAAAAAATCCGCTTCGTCAATTCCGGTACGGAGGCGGTCATGACGACGATCCGTGTGGCCCGCGCCTATACCCAACGGGACAAGATCATCAAGTTTGCAGGCTGCTACCACGGACACTCCGACCTGGTGCTGGTTGCAGCAGGATCGGGCCCCTCTACGCTGGGGATTCCTGATTCGGCCGGGATTCCGCAATCGATTGCCAACGAGGTGATCACCGTTCCGTTTAATGACCTGAACGGACTGGAACAGGCGCTTCACTATTGGGGAAAGGAAGTGGCTGCTGTCCTGGTGGAGCCGATTGTTGGGAATTTCGGCATGGTGCACCCCGAACCGGGCTTCCTGGAAGGGATCAATGAACTGGCACACAAACACGGAGCGCTTGTCATCTACGACGAGGTGATCACCGCCTTTCGCTTTCACTACGGCGGGGCGCAGGATCTGCTGAAAGTGTATCCGGACATGACGGCTCTCGGGAAAATCATTGGGGGAGGACTGCCAATCGGAGCTTACGGAGGACGGCAGGACATTATGGAGAAAGTCGCCCCCCTCGGCCCGGCATACCAGGCAGGTACGATGGCCGGGAACCCGGCATCCATTTCCGCCGGGATCGCGTGTCTGGAAGCGTTGCAGGAACCTGGAACCTATGAACGGCTGGATGAGCTGGGAAGACGACTGGAAGAGGGTCTGCGGGAAGCGGCCCGCTCACATGGATATCCCGTCACGATCAATCGGATCAAGGGTGCTCTCACTGTGTATTTTGGCAGAACCGAGCCGGTGCGGAACTACGAGGATGCCCAGTCAACAGACGGTGAACTGTTCGGCCGCTTTTTCAAGCTGATGCTGGAGGAAGGAGTCTGCCTGGCACCCTCCAAGTATGAAGCCTGGTTTATCTCCACCGCCCACTCGCGTGAAGACATTGAATATACGATTGAAGCGGCGGAGCGGGCGTTTGCGAAGCTGCCGGACTAG
- a CDS encoding HoxN/HupN/NixA family nickel/cobalt transporter yields the protein MELIYTIPAAVGLGALHSLEPGHGKGVLTAYLISSRARTRDAILLGIISAIAHTLSIVLLAFAASSTVKIFVQDQMVAWMQLISGSVICLMGGRILLQQVRPRVVVVGKIGHHLDDDTQFHQETCTHHHHHAHHGRETPSSLARLFSIGFFTGLIPCPSALAVLLAAISANQIPMGLGLVAAFSIGSAIAMSTLGMVVVRAEDSVRQLEKWRVANALTFVSSILILCLGGFVFYHALTGLGLS from the coding sequence ATGGAACTGATTTATACAATTCCTGCAGCAGTTGGATTGGGAGCGCTGCATTCTCTGGAACCGGGACACGGAAAAGGGGTTTTGACCGCATACCTGATATCCTCGCGGGCAAGGACAAGGGACGCAATCTTACTGGGGATCATATCCGCAATCGCACATACGCTTTCCATCGTATTATTGGCATTTGCAGCGTCGTCAACTGTAAAGATTTTTGTTCAGGATCAAATGGTTGCCTGGATGCAACTGATCTCCGGATCCGTAATTTGTCTGATGGGGGGGAGAATCCTCCTTCAACAGGTACGACCGCGGGTAGTGGTGGTTGGAAAAATCGGACATCATCTTGACGACGATACCCAATTCCATCAAGAAACATGTACCCATCACCATCATCATGCGCACCATGGTCGTGAAACGCCATCTTCCCTGGCAAGGCTGTTTTCCATCGGATTTTTTACCGGCCTGATTCCCTGCCCCAGCGCCCTCGCCGTTTTACTCGCCGCCATCTCAGCCAATCAGATTCCCATGGGACTCGGATTGGTTGCCGCTTTCTCAATTGGCAGCGCCATTGCCATGAGTACATTGGGAATGGTGGTGGTCAGGGCGGAAGATTCCGTCAGGCAGCTTGAGAAATGGCGTGTGGCCAATGCTTTGACGTTTGTATCATCAATTCTCATTCTCTGTCTTGGCGGTTTCGTCTTCTACCATGCCCTGACCGGACTCGGTCTTTCCTAA
- a CDS encoding Fur family transcriptional regulator: MTVEQALQLLKEEGYKFTGKREQMIRIFDREKRYLSAKDILEYMQEDYPGLSYDTIYRNLTLFENMGILEATELGGERIYRFRCSTDEHHHHLICLSCGKARHIKSCPLDAMLGEPAEFTITGHKFEIYGYCTDCKPAK; encoded by the coding sequence ATGACTGTTGAGCAGGCTCTGCAATTGCTAAAAGAAGAAGGTTATAAATTTACGGGGAAACGGGAACAGATGATCCGCATCTTTGACCGTGAGAAGCGATATTTATCCGCCAAGGACATTCTGGAATACATGCAGGAAGACTATCCGGGCCTTAGTTATGATACCATTTACCGCAATCTTACGTTGTTTGAAAATATGGGCATTCTGGAAGCGACAGAGCTGGGCGGGGAACGAATCTACCGGTTTCGTTGTTCGACAGACGAGCATCACCACCACTTGATTTGTCTTTCATGCGGGAAAGCCCGGCATATCAAATCATGTCCTTTGGATGCGATGCTTGGTGAACCGGCCGAGTTCACCATTACGGGACATAAATTTGAAATTTATGGGTATTGTACGGACTGTAAGCCGGCCAAGTAA
- a CDS encoding metal ABC transporter substrate-binding protein produces the protein MNKLLTRVCTALAVGALLALSAGCSNPAQKPDPASQDAKKIQVITSFYPLADFSKNVGKENITVTNLVPPGVDPHDWEPTPKDMKKVSEAKVFIYNGAGFEPWIEKVLESVDKSKLVIIDTSKNVELLKAGDLEHEHESEHKDEHQNEKTEEHKDEQGHGEYDPHFWLDPLNAIKQVQAIAEGLGKADAQNKDKYEANAKEYTGKLEALHKEFETELAKAKKKEVVTTHAAFGYLTHRYGLEQIPIMGLAPDAEPSPKAMKEIVEEAREHDVKYIFFETLVSPKVAETVAKEIGAKTLVLNPIEGLTEEEQKKGEDYISKMRENLKNLVTALGS, from the coding sequence GTGAATAAGCTCTTGACAAGAGTCTGCACCGCATTGGCAGTTGGAGCATTGCTGGCGTTGAGTGCCGGCTGTTCAAATCCGGCGCAAAAGCCGGATCCTGCGTCACAAGATGCAAAAAAGATTCAGGTAATCACTAGCTTCTATCCCTTGGCTGATTTTTCCAAAAACGTCGGAAAAGAAAACATTACGGTGACCAATCTCGTGCCGCCGGGAGTAGACCCGCACGATTGGGAGCCAACCCCCAAAGACATGAAAAAAGTTTCTGAAGCAAAGGTTTTTATCTATAACGGAGCAGGCTTTGAGCCGTGGATCGAGAAAGTGTTAGAAAGTGTTGACAAGTCTAAACTTGTGATCATAGACACCAGTAAAAATGTGGAACTGCTGAAGGCGGGAGACCTTGAGCACGAGCATGAAAGCGAGCATAAAGATGAACACCAAAATGAGAAAACAGAAGAACACAAAGATGAACAGGGGCACGGGGAATATGACCCGCACTTCTGGCTGGATCCGCTGAACGCCATCAAGCAGGTACAGGCGATAGCGGAAGGATTGGGGAAAGCGGATGCCCAAAATAAAGACAAATATGAAGCAAACGCAAAAGAGTATACCGGCAAACTGGAAGCGCTGCACAAGGAATTTGAAACGGAACTGGCAAAGGCGAAGAAAAAAGAGGTTGTCACCACACACGCCGCGTTTGGTTATCTGACACACCGTTACGGCCTTGAACAGATTCCGATCATGGGCTTGGCCCCGGATGCGGAACCAAGCCCGAAAGCGATGAAAGAAATCGTGGAAGAAGCCCGTGAACACGATGTCAAATACATCTTCTTCGAGACTTTGGTCAGCCCCAAGGTGGCGGAAACCGTCGCAAAAGAAATTGGCGCCAAGACGCTGGTGCTGAATCCGATTGAGGGTTTGACGGAAGAAGAGCAGAAAAAGGGCGAGGATTATATTTCAAAGATGCGAGAAAACCTGAAAAATCTGGTAACGGCTCTGGGGAGTTAA
- a CDS encoding metal ABC transporter ATP-binding protein — translation MSQTPVIELRNVYFQYGDRPAVEDLNLVVHEGEFLGIIGPNGAGKSTALKLMLGLLRPVRGDVLLFGRPLSEFKDWSKIGYVSQKAASFNTRFPATVTEVVETGLLGKKGTWWSWKENKRRVAEALELVGMREFADRRIGDLSGGQQQRVFIARALVGDPELILLDEPVEGVDAEAQGQFYDILDRLNKVHGITLVIVSHDIGTISNKVGQLACINKTLHYHGSPQEFMEGGDLSGLYGHDVKLVHHHH, via the coding sequence ATGTCGCAAACACCTGTCATTGAATTGAGAAATGTGTATTTCCAATACGGGGACCGGCCTGCTGTTGAAGATTTGAATCTGGTTGTGCATGAAGGCGAATTTTTGGGAATAATCGGTCCCAATGGCGCCGGCAAGTCCACTGCGTTGAAACTCATGCTGGGACTGCTGCGTCCCGTTCGAGGGGACGTCTTGTTATTCGGGCGGCCTCTTTCCGAGTTTAAGGACTGGAGCAAAATCGGTTACGTGTCACAAAAAGCCGCCTCGTTTAACACGCGATTTCCGGCTACCGTAACGGAAGTTGTGGAAACCGGCCTGCTCGGAAAAAAAGGAACCTGGTGGAGTTGGAAAGAAAATAAAAGAAGGGTGGCCGAGGCGCTTGAGTTGGTCGGAATGCGCGAGTTTGCGGATCGCCGGATCGGAGATCTGTCGGGCGGTCAGCAGCAGCGCGTATTTATCGCGAGAGCGCTCGTCGGAGATCCCGAGTTGATCCTTCTTGACGAGCCCGTAGAGGGAGTCGATGCGGAGGCACAGGGCCAGTTTTATGATATACTCGACCGGCTGAACAAAGTGCACGGGATCACTTTGGTGATTGTCTCTCATGACATTGGAACCATCAGCAACAAAGTGGGACAACTGGCATGCATCAACAAAACCCTGCATTACCATGGAAGCCCCCAGGAATTTATGGAGGGCGGCGACTTGTCCGGCCTGTACGGTCATGACGTGAAGCTGGTCCACCATCACCACTGA
- a CDS encoding metal ABC transporter permease, with protein MLEIFDYDFMIRALLAGGLIGIMCPLIGSFLVVRRLSLVADTLAHVSLAGVATGMLIGVYPILTAMLFAFIGALFIEQLRKAYRTYGEISIAIVLSGGLAIAIVLIGLGKGFNLDVFSYLFGSIIAVSATDLQVMSGVAVAAILFVTIFYKRLFALSFDEEQAQLRGVSTAGLNALYMMMTALVVSVSIRVVGVLLVSSLIVIPVAAAMQIVRSFRNLVFAAVGIALTGIISGLVLSFHLDLAPGGTIVLMLLAVLIGAISLKKYLTA; from the coding sequence TTGCTGGAGATTTTTGACTATGACTTTATGATCCGGGCGCTCCTGGCGGGAGGTCTCATCGGGATTATGTGCCCATTGATCGGGTCTTTCCTGGTTGTCCGGAGATTGTCACTGGTGGCGGATACCTTGGCCCATGTTTCTCTGGCCGGAGTCGCAACAGGGATGCTGATTGGGGTATATCCGATTCTGACAGCCATGTTGTTTGCCTTTATCGGGGCGCTGTTTATCGAGCAGCTGCGGAAGGCTTACCGGACTTATGGCGAAATTTCCATCGCCATCGTGCTTTCGGGCGGACTTGCCATTGCGATTGTTCTGATCGGGTTGGGAAAAGGGTTCAATCTGGATGTTTTCAGCTATTTGTTCGGCAGCATCATTGCGGTAAGCGCGACCGATTTACAGGTGATGTCGGGGGTAGCAGTTGCGGCGATCCTGTTTGTGACTATTTTCTACAAGCGGCTTTTTGCACTCTCGTTTGATGAGGAACAGGCCCAATTGCGCGGTGTAAGCACCGCCGGGCTAAACGCCTTGTACATGATGATGACTGCGTTGGTTGTCTCGGTTTCCATTCGTGTCGTCGGGGTACTGCTGGTATCCTCTCTGATCGTCATCCCAGTTGCAGCAGCCATGCAGATCGTCCGAAGCTTCCGAAATCTAGTTTTCGCAGCCGTCGGAATCGCCCTGACTGGAATCATCAGCGGACTTGTGCTTTCATTTCATCTGGATCTTGCCCCCGGGGGAACCATTGTTCTTATGCTGCTTGCGGTCTTGATTGGCGCAATCAGCCTGAAAAAGTATCTGACCGCATAA
- a CDS encoding metal ABC transporter solute-binding protein, Zn/Mn family — MARMFKKIIVFQAVLLLTLALVLAGCGANAQPGAGNTKKSIEGTVKVTTTTGMISDIVKNVGGEHVEVQGLMGPGVDPHLYKASQGDIAKLKKADIIFYNGLNLEGKMADIFVRMSREKPAIAVTEYIPESQLREPPDFAGHYDPHVWFDVKLWMKAVERVRDGLIEVAPDRKADFEKNTQQYLKQLEELDAYAKQQLAQIPKKQRVLVTAHDAFGYFGTAYDLEVTGLQGISTDSEYGLQDVQNLVDMLVQRKIKAVFIESSVPKRAIEAVVEGAKAKNHIVTVGGELFSDAMGDPGTQGGTYIGMVKHNVDTIVAALK, encoded by the coding sequence ATGGCGCGCATGTTCAAGAAAATAATCGTCTTTCAGGCAGTGCTTCTCTTAACGCTTGCCCTGGTGCTGGCCGGTTGCGGGGCAAATGCGCAGCCAGGTGCGGGGAACACAAAAAAATCAATTGAGGGAACAGTCAAAGTGACGACCACCACCGGCATGATCAGCGACATCGTGAAAAATGTCGGAGGGGAGCACGTAGAGGTGCAGGGTTTAATGGGGCCGGGTGTCGATCCCCATCTTTACAAAGCGTCACAAGGGGATATCGCCAAATTAAAGAAGGCGGACATCATTTTCTACAACGGGTTGAACCTGGAGGGAAAAATGGCAGACATCTTCGTGCGAATGTCCAGGGAAAAGCCGGCGATTGCCGTTACGGAATATATTCCGGAAAGCCAGTTGCGGGAGCCGCCCGATTTTGCCGGCCATTATGACCCGCATGTCTGGTTCGACGTGAAATTGTGGATGAAGGCGGTCGAACGGGTCCGGGACGGTCTAATTGAAGTGGCTCCTGACCGCAAGGCGGATTTTGAAAAGAACACTCAACAATACCTGAAACAGTTGGAAGAACTGGACGCTTATGCCAAGCAGCAATTGGCTCAGATCCCGAAAAAGCAAAGGGTATTGGTCACCGCACACGACGCCTTCGGATATTTCGGGACAGCCTACGACCTGGAGGTAACGGGTCTGCAGGGGATCAGTACCGACTCGGAATACGGACTGCAAGACGTACAGAATTTGGTTGACATGCTGGTTCAAAGGAAGATCAAGGCGGTGTTTATCGAATCTAGCGTGCCGAAACGGGCGATTGAGGCGGTTGTGGAAGGAGCGAAAGCCAAGAACCATATCGTGACGGTGGGAGGAGAACTGTTCTCCGATGCCATGGGCGATCCCGGCACCCAGGGAGGCACCTATATCGGCATGGTCAAACATAATGTGGATACGATTGTGGCTGCTTTGAAATAA